Proteins encoded within one genomic window of Bacillus thuringiensis:
- the ylbJ gene encoding sporulation integral membrane protein YlbJ: MYEKWKTAFLTISTLFLTFSLVLHPQAALQASIRGLNIWWEVVFPSLLPFFIIAELLISIGVVKFIGVILEPLMRPLFRVPGIGGFVWAMGMASGFPAGAKLSARLRKSNQLTQIEAERLVSFTNSSNPLFIFGAVSIGFFNNPKLGIVLAAAHYLSNFAVGLLMRFYGSKNIPKNDQHTTKKRPFQNPFSILHETRMLEKRPIGKLLGDAIVSSIQTLLMIGGFIILFSVLNKMITVFHITAALSFIMQHILSFFQLTTEFSIPILSGIFEMTLGSQMISQINEIPLLHQAMVTSFILAFSGLSIQAQVASILAETDIRFKPYFFARIIQSILAPIFTFIFWKPFYEKVSSFSPMQKDIPVFLSNHSSILHEIWTSFVHYGPIFTLFCLYVYVILLFFRSHKEKPRSL; the protein is encoded by the coding sequence ATGTATGAAAAATGGAAAACGGCTTTCCTTACCATATCAACACTTTTTTTAACCTTTTCTCTTGTACTTCACCCCCAAGCTGCTTTACAAGCTTCCATTCGAGGGTTAAATATATGGTGGGAAGTTGTATTCCCTTCACTTTTACCTTTTTTCATCATTGCGGAACTTCTCATTAGTATTGGTGTTGTAAAATTTATAGGCGTTATATTAGAACCACTCATGCGGCCACTGTTTCGCGTTCCAGGGATAGGTGGATTCGTTTGGGCAATGGGAATGGCTTCAGGCTTCCCTGCCGGCGCCAAATTAAGCGCTAGACTACGCAAAAGCAATCAACTAACACAAATCGAAGCAGAGCGTCTCGTATCTTTTACAAACTCATCTAATCCACTTTTTATTTTCGGAGCTGTTTCTATCGGTTTTTTCAATAATCCGAAATTAGGAATCGTATTAGCTGCTGCACATTATTTAAGTAACTTTGCCGTCGGGTTACTAATGCGTTTTTACGGCAGTAAAAACATTCCCAAGAATGATCAACATACTACTAAAAAACGCCCTTTTCAAAACCCTTTTTCAATCCTACACGAGACGCGCATGCTAGAAAAGAGACCAATAGGAAAATTACTGGGGGACGCTATCGTTTCTTCTATTCAAACACTACTTATGATTGGTGGATTTATTATTTTATTCTCTGTTTTAAATAAAATGATTACTGTATTTCATATTACAGCAGCCCTCTCTTTTATTATGCAACATATTTTATCATTCTTCCAACTAACTACCGAATTTAGTATTCCGATATTATCTGGCATTTTTGAAATGACTCTCGGAAGCCAAATGATTAGTCAAATAAATGAAATACCCCTCCTGCATCAAGCTATGGTAACAAGCTTTATTTTAGCATTTAGCGGCCTTTCTATTCAGGCACAAGTTGCTAGCATATTAGCTGAAACAGACATCCGATTTAAGCCCTATTTTTTCGCACGAATTATCCAAAGTATTCTTGCCCCTATTTTTACTTTTATATTTTGGAAACCATTTTATGAAAAAGTAAGCTCTTTTTCACCTATGCAAAAAGATATCCCCGTCTTTTTATCGAATCACTCTTCTATACTGCATGAAATTTGGACATCTTTTGTACACTATGGACCGATATTTACATTATTTTGTTTATATGTATATGTTATCTTATTATTTTTTCGGAGCCATAAAGAAAAACCCCGTTCACTTTAA
- the coaD gene encoding pantetheine-phosphate adenylyltransferase encodes MTSIAISSGSFDPITLGHLDIIKRGAKVFDEVYVVVLNNSSKKPFFSVEERLDLIREVTKDIPNVKVDSHSGLLVEYAKMRNANAILRGLRAVSDFEYEMQITSMNRKLDENIETFFIMTNNQYSFLSSSIVKEVARYGGSVVDLVPPVVERALKEKFQTPLK; translated from the coding sequence ATGACAAGTATAGCTATTTCTTCAGGGAGTTTTGATCCAATTACCCTTGGGCATCTGGATATTATTAAAAGGGGAGCGAAAGTGTTTGATGAAGTGTACGTAGTCGTTTTAAACAATTCATCAAAAAAACCGTTCTTTTCAGTTGAAGAACGCCTAGATTTAATTCGTGAAGTAACAAAGGATATCCCAAATGTAAAAGTGGATTCGCATAGTGGATTATTAGTGGAGTATGCAAAAATGCGTAATGCCAATGCAATTTTACGTGGTTTACGAGCGGTTTCTGATTTTGAATATGAGATGCAGATTACTTCTATGAATCGAAAATTAGATGAAAACATTGAAACCTTCTTTATTATGACAAACAACCAATATTCATTTTTAAGCTCAAGCATTGTGAAAGAAGTTGCGAGATATGGAGGAAGCGTGGTAGATCTTGTGCCTCCTGTTGTAGAACGTGCTTTAAAAGAAAAGTTTCAAACCCCGTTAAAGTGA
- the rsmD gene encoding 16S rRNA (guanine(966)-N(2))-methyltransferase RsmD, translating into MRVVSGKCKGHPLKAVPGNTTRPTTDKVKESIFNMIGPYFDGGIALDLFGGSGGLGIEAISRGIDKAIFVDRDNKAIKVIHQNLESCRIQEQAEVYRNDAERAVKALIKREMSFDLILIDPPYKDQKIVSLISVMDQHGLLHRDGLIMSEHGNDVVLPDSIGNLVKVRAEKYGITAISIYKYEGEETE; encoded by the coding sequence ATGAGAGTAGTTTCAGGAAAATGTAAAGGGCACCCACTTAAAGCGGTGCCAGGTAATACAACACGTCCAACGACAGATAAAGTAAAAGAATCAATTTTTAATATGATAGGTCCTTATTTTGATGGCGGTATCGCTCTTGATTTATTTGGTGGTAGCGGTGGTCTTGGAATCGAAGCGATAAGTAGAGGGATTGATAAAGCAATTTTTGTTGATCGAGATAATAAAGCAATAAAAGTCATTCATCAAAATTTAGAAAGTTGCAGAATACAGGAACAAGCTGAAGTATATCGAAATGATGCTGAGCGTGCGGTCAAAGCACTCATAAAGCGTGAAATGTCATTCGACCTTATACTAATAGATCCCCCATATAAAGATCAAAAAATTGTATCTTTAATTAGTGTGATGGATCAACATGGACTGCTACATAGAGATGGATTAATTATGTCAGAGCATGGTAATGATGTGGTTTTACCTGATTCTATAGGGAATCTTGTAAAAGTAAGAGCTGAAAAATATGGGATTACAGCAATATCGATTTATAAGTATGAAGGTGAGGAGACAGAATGA
- a CDS encoding DUF7147 family protein, giving the protein MIQRFIELGEGYSDLYELLEIAKANQERIAHMLQFETIKNEKKVCSLVVILKPTTTGDFQPLYICREGIPVLENKKSKRVILFEETAEQLGKKVITFTVKPSTTFPEKELFFNHLIGILRMNNFIPPMK; this is encoded by the coding sequence ATGATTCAACGTTTTATAGAACTCGGAGAAGGCTACTCTGATTTATATGAATTACTTGAAATTGCCAAAGCAAATCAAGAACGTATAGCACATATGTTACAATTTGAAACGATTAAAAATGAAAAAAAAGTGTGCTCACTTGTTGTAATATTAAAACCAACTACTACTGGTGATTTCCAACCATTATACATATGTCGTGAAGGCATTCCTGTACTTGAAAATAAAAAAAGTAAACGCGTCATTTTATTTGAAGAAACGGCAGAACAACTAGGAAAAAAAGTAATTACCTTTACGGTAAAACCATCCACAACTTTCCCAGAAAAAGAACTGTTTTTCAACCATTTAATTGGTATTTTACGAATGAATAATTTCATTCCTCCAATGAAATAA
- a CDS encoding YlbG family protein translates to MFGQRQSMIVYLHSLKHAKILRKYGNIHYISKRLKYAVVYCDMEQIEHMMQKLNKLPFVKKIEQSYRPYLKTEFENSRPDRAKEYDYS, encoded by the coding sequence ATGTTCGGGCAACGACAAAGTATGATTGTTTATTTACATTCATTGAAACATGCCAAGATTTTAAGGAAATATGGTAACATACATTACATATCAAAACGCTTAAAATACGCAGTAGTATATTGTGATATGGAACAAATTGAGCATATGATGCAAAAGTTGAATAAACTTCCTTTTGTGAAAAAGATAGAACAGTCGTACCGCCCGTATTTAAAAACGGAATTTGAAAATTCACGTCCTGATCGGGCGAAGGAATACGATTATAGCTAA
- a CDS encoding YlbF family regulator: MIVATLESVLILDKAEQLAKAIICSDIAEDYRKCYKELHEDMEVQTLIQQFTAMKERYEEVQRFGKYHPDYTFVSTKMRELKRSVDLHDKIAAFKRVETALQKLLDEVSVAIGSEVSSSIKVPTGNPFFDAGGCGGGCGTGGGCGCKKTG; encoded by the coding sequence ATGATTGTAGCGACGCTAGAAAGCGTATTAATATTAGATAAGGCAGAGCAGCTTGCAAAAGCGATCATCTGTTCAGATATAGCAGAAGATTATCGTAAGTGTTATAAAGAATTGCATGAAGATATGGAAGTTCAGACGTTAATTCAGCAATTTACAGCGATGAAAGAAAGATATGAAGAAGTACAACGTTTCGGTAAATACCATCCTGACTATACTTTCGTTTCGACGAAAATGAGGGAGTTAAAGCGTTCTGTAGACTTACACGATAAGATTGCAGCTTTTAAACGAGTAGAAACGGCTTTGCAAAAGTTGTTAGATGAAGTTAGTGTAGCAATCGGTTCTGAGGTGTCTTCTTCCATCAAAGTTCCAACAGGAAATCCATTTTTTGATGCTGGTGGCTGTGGTGGCGGTTGTGGTACCGGCGGAGGTTGCGGCTGTAAAAAAACGGGGTAA
- a CDS encoding histidine phosphatase family protein, translated as MTEICLVRHGQTDWNFQEIIQGREDIPLNEVGKKQASQSAAALQAEAWDIIISSPLIRAQETAKEIAGATGLQSILLDERFVERNFGEASGKPVATVRELIAEGKVEGMEQDEEIVARCFAAVKDVAETHSGKRIIIVAHSHAIKAILHAIAPEDITFKTPLKNACISYVNENSGKWDVLKYNIAEHINV; from the coding sequence ATGACGGAAATTTGTTTAGTACGACATGGACAAACTGATTGGAATTTTCAAGAGATTATTCAGGGACGTGAAGATATTCCGCTTAACGAAGTGGGGAAAAAGCAAGCAAGTCAAAGTGCAGCTGCTTTGCAAGCGGAGGCATGGGATATCATTATAAGTAGCCCATTAATTAGAGCGCAAGAAACAGCTAAGGAAATTGCAGGGGCAACTGGATTACAATCAATTTTATTAGATGAGCGATTTGTTGAACGTAATTTTGGTGAAGCTTCTGGGAAGCCGGTTGCGACTGTTAGGGAATTAATTGCAGAAGGTAAAGTAGAAGGTATGGAGCAAGATGAGGAGATTGTAGCTCGTTGTTTTGCTGCGGTAAAAGATGTTGCAGAAACTCATTCTGGCAAACGTATTATCATTGTAGCCCATTCACATGCGATAAAAGCAATTTTACATGCAATTGCACCAGAAGATATTACGTTTAAAACACCGTTAAAAAACGCCTGTATTAGTTATGTGAACGAAAATAGTGGGAAATGGGATGTCCTTAAATATAATATTGCGGAACATATTAATGTATAA
- a CDS encoding YlbE-like family protein — translation MRAEIMEFIKADEDLSRYIREQPYWYRKLTRNPEEKEAFELAAMQHFKKTIPDKVEKFQNQLAVASIMIDMFQYMKQQNTT, via the coding sequence ATGAGAGCAGAAATTATGGAGTTTATAAAGGCTGATGAGGATTTATCTCGCTATATTAGGGAGCAACCGTATTGGTATAGAAAACTAACGCGAAACCCTGAAGAAAAAGAGGCATTTGAGTTAGCAGCTATGCAACATTTCAAAAAAACGATACCAGATAAAGTTGAGAAATTTCAAAATCAATTGGCAGTTGCTTCCATTATGATTGATATGTTTCAGTATATGAAGCAGCAAAATACAACATAA
- a CDS encoding YlbD family protein: MPTTKGPLHPSVQQFKEFVNHHPKMVHEVRSGHKTWQQFYEEWYLLGEEDPIWANFRPDGAPAFSSVKENKKEKEKDNRTEEEKTADVMGQMLSFFKKLDVEQMQHHLANVTSAIGSVQQVIQQFQGKPARQEESTTENNPFFFQKD; this comes from the coding sequence ATGCCAACAACAAAAGGACCGTTACATCCATCGGTTCAACAGTTTAAAGAGTTTGTAAACCATCACCCTAAAATGGTTCATGAGGTTAGAAGTGGTCACAAAACTTGGCAACAGTTTTATGAGGAATGGTACTTACTTGGTGAGGAAGATCCGATATGGGCAAATTTTAGACCTGATGGAGCTCCTGCTTTTTCTTCAGTAAAAGAAAATAAAAAAGAAAAAGAAAAAGATAATCGAACTGAAGAGGAAAAAACTGCTGATGTGATGGGACAAATGCTTTCTTTCTTTAAAAAGCTAGATGTGGAACAAATGCAACATCATTTAGCCAATGTGACGAGTGCTATTGGTAGTGTGCAACAAGTTATTCAACAATTTCAAGGGAAGCCCGCGCGGCAAGAAGAGAGTACTACCGAAAATAATCCATTTTTCTTTCAGAAGGATTAG
- a CDS encoding CAP domain-containing protein — MKKLLRIVMITFLILAVDLYGKLLVSQYILTPSQSKQENKIVKKKKQVNEDSSDTVLNMIGGDSENLLAKWGEPSRIEPSAYGYEWWVYSQDLAQYVQFGVAERKVVTAYVAGEQVKVPPYYINEKYEDVYKKNPLSHEISLKRGKNSYQFELSDTEVMEQPLIPVEDGWAQLYFDHFTHELVGVRYMDDETLLRQRPYQLVYSGELLAEQPLTPDKMKQIENGNMQQIFDLTNIIRSRHKLPLLAWDQQTADVAIGHSKDMKDNNYFSHDSPTLGTLGDRLQRGKVGFQLAGENIAAQHSDGIAALQGWLNSEGHRKNLLNEQFTGLGVGVYDKFYTQNFIRK, encoded by the coding sequence TTGAAGAAATTATTGCGTATCGTAATGATTACATTTTTGATTTTAGCTGTTGATTTATACGGGAAATTACTCGTTTCACAATATATATTAACCCCATCTCAATCAAAGCAAGAAAATAAAATTGTGAAAAAGAAAAAACAAGTAAATGAAGACTCTTCCGATACTGTTTTAAATATGATTGGTGGGGACTCTGAAAATTTATTAGCCAAGTGGGGCGAACCTTCTCGAATAGAGCCATCTGCTTACGGATATGAATGGTGGGTATACAGTCAAGATTTAGCTCAGTATGTTCAATTTGGGGTTGCTGAACGTAAAGTTGTAACGGCGTATGTTGCTGGTGAGCAAGTTAAGGTGCCGCCTTATTATATAAATGAAAAGTATGAAGACGTGTATAAAAAGAATCCACTTTCTCATGAGATTTCGTTGAAAAGAGGGAAAAATAGTTATCAATTTGAGTTATCTGATACCGAAGTGATGGAACAACCATTAATACCTGTAGAAGATGGCTGGGCACAATTATATTTTGATCATTTTACACATGAGCTTGTTGGTGTTCGTTATATGGATGACGAAACATTATTACGTCAAAGACCGTATCAGCTTGTTTATTCGGGGGAATTACTAGCAGAACAACCGTTGACTCCAGATAAAATGAAACAAATAGAGAATGGGAATATGCAGCAAATTTTTGATTTAACGAATATTATTCGAAGTCGTCATAAGTTACCATTGTTAGCTTGGGATCAACAAACAGCGGATGTGGCTATTGGTCATAGTAAAGATATGAAGGATAATAATTACTTTTCACACGATTCACCTACATTAGGTACGTTAGGAGATCGTTTACAGCGTGGGAAAGTAGGATTTCAGCTTGCTGGTGAGAATATAGCAGCGCAACATAGTGATGGAATTGCAGCGTTGCAAGGCTGGTTAAATAGTGAGGGGCATAGAAAGAATTTATTGAATGAACAATTTACAGGGTTAGGTGTTGGGGTATACGATAAGTTTTATACACAAAACTTTATTCGAAAGTAA
- a CDS encoding YugN family protein: MQFTNTKFNGAVVDLTLLTEIMEKNHFVLAGQWDYERVTYDYKFEILNDVYYLRVQGLAVEGDIGSRHAEIKLLPPLLGKHYYPHGVEYGDGETFPTNVLQKSEQLLQNIEKELKEFEIIE, translated from the coding sequence ATGCAATTTACAAATACGAAATTTAATGGGGCAGTCGTTGATTTAACACTATTAACAGAGATTATGGAAAAGAACCATTTTGTACTTGCTGGACAGTGGGATTATGAACGAGTTACATACGATTATAAATTTGAAATATTAAATGATGTTTATTATTTGCGTGTACAAGGTTTAGCTGTTGAAGGTGACATTGGTAGTAGACACGCTGAAATAAAGCTACTTCCTCCCTTGTTAGGTAAACATTATTATCCTCACGGCGTTGAATATGGTGATGGCGAAACTTTCCCAACGAATGTACTTCAAAAAAGTGAACAGCTCCTACAAAATATCGAAAAAGAGTTAAAAGAATTCGAAATCATTGAATAA
- the ctaG gene encoding cytochrome c oxidase assembly factor CtaG — protein MSNLWIFGFQALWSPIFLLFMLSILIGYFLIIGPYRMRFEHATKVSKKQVFYFTTGIVLLYFVKGGPIDLIGHIIFSAHMFEMAVMYIAVPPLLLLGIPVWLYRYITSFKFVQIILKVFAKPLIALFVFNGLFSFYHLPVVFDTVKQSQIAHPICLAILFFTAIMMWWPMLNPLPEYQTLSDIKKLGYMFANGILLTPACALIIFATAPLFATYTDPAAWMKAMELCVPAGTLSDLNITGPEFLHWMPVVQDQQTGGIIMKIVQEIVYGTIIGYVFFRWARREREKDKEQLQKLPPYLQTK, from the coding sequence ATGAGTAACTTGTGGATATTTGGTTTTCAAGCTCTATGGAGTCCAATCTTTTTATTATTTATGCTTTCGATCCTTATTGGGTACTTTTTAATTATCGGGCCATATAGAATGCGATTTGAACATGCGACAAAGGTGAGTAAGAAGCAAGTTTTCTATTTTACGACCGGGATTGTTCTTTTGTATTTTGTAAAGGGAGGGCCTATTGATTTAATTGGTCATATTATATTTAGTGCACATATGTTTGAAATGGCAGTTATGTATATTGCAGTTCCGCCGTTATTGTTGCTTGGTATACCAGTTTGGTTATATCGTTATATTACTTCCTTTAAGTTCGTTCAAATTATATTAAAGGTATTTGCTAAGCCACTTATTGCATTGTTTGTATTTAATGGCCTGTTTTCTTTTTATCATTTACCAGTTGTTTTTGATACAGTAAAACAAAGTCAAATTGCTCATCCTATTTGTCTAGCTATATTGTTCTTTACGGCGATCATGATGTGGTGGCCGATGCTAAATCCATTACCAGAATATCAAACGTTAAGTGATATAAAGAAACTTGGTTATATGTTTGCTAATGGTATATTATTAACGCCAGCTTGCGCGTTAATCATTTTTGCGACTGCACCGCTGTTTGCAACATATACGGATCCGGCTGCTTGGATGAAGGCGATGGAATTATGTGTACCAGCAGGAACTTTATCAGATTTAAATATAACTGGACCAGAATTTTTACACTGGATGCCAGTCGTACAAGATCAACAAACAGGCGGCATTATCATGAAAATTGTCCAGGAAATAGTGTATGGTACAATTATCGGCTATGTATTCTTTCGATGGGCACGTCGAGAGCGTGAAAAGGATAAAGAGCAGTTGCAGAAATTACCGCCGTATTTACAAACGAAATAA
- the ctaF gene encoding cytochrome c oxidase subunit IVB, with product MAIKQTNNPKVDLVYRKRKSAEEMKHQVITFALMIFLTLVAFVAVAYPKTFSPTFSVPFILLLAVVQVIFQLYYFMHMSHRGHEAASFFLYSGLLIGLITILAFMTIVWI from the coding sequence ATGGCGATAAAGCAAACAAATAATCCTAAAGTTGATCTTGTTTATCGGAAGAGGAAAAGTGCAGAGGAAATGAAGCATCAAGTTATTACATTTGCATTAATGATTTTTTTAACATTAGTTGCATTTGTAGCAGTAGCATATCCGAAAACGTTTAGTCCGACTTTCTCAGTACCATTTATTTTACTATTAGCAGTGGTACAAGTAATTTTTCAATTGTATTATTTTATGCATATGAGTCATAGAGGACATGAAGCGGCAAGTTTCTTTCTTTATTCTGGTCTGTTAATCGGGTTAATTACAATTTTAGCTTTTATGACAATAGTATGGATTTGA
- the ctaE gene encoding cytochrome c oxidase subunit III, translated as MHVDEKLTNETFPAEPEKATLEGKNKFVGFWLFLGGETVLFASLFGTYLALKNSTNGGPTSQEMFQMPLVFIMTMLLLTSSLTSVYAMYHMKNFNFKKMQLWLLVTVLLGLGFLGFEIYEFYHYTHEFKHTMRSSAFGSAFYALVGTHGLHVLFGLCWILTLIFRNAKRGLNLYNAPKFYVASIYWHFIDVVWVFIFTVVYLMGMVG; from the coding sequence ATGCATGTAGATGAAAAATTAACGAATGAAACATTTCCAGCAGAGCCTGAAAAAGCAACCCTTGAGGGGAAAAATAAGTTTGTCGGTTTTTGGTTATTTCTTGGAGGCGAAACAGTATTGTTCGCTTCCTTGTTTGGCACATATTTAGCGTTGAAGAATTCTACAAATGGTGGACCGACATCTCAAGAGATGTTTCAAATGCCACTCGTTTTCATTATGACGATGCTTTTATTAACGAGTAGCTTAACGAGCGTATATGCGATGTATCATATGAAAAACTTTAACTTTAAAAAAATGCAACTTTGGCTACTAGTCACAGTGTTGCTAGGTTTAGGATTCTTAGGGTTTGAGATATATGAGTTTTATCATTATACGCATGAATTTAAGCATACTATGAGAAGTAGTGCGTTTGGTTCCGCGTTTTATGCTCTTGTTGGTACACATGGACTCCACGTATTGTTTGGGTTGTGTTGGATTTTAACATTAATCTTTAGAAATGCGAAGAGGGGTCTAAATTTATACAATGCACCGAAGTTTTATGTTGCATCGATTTATTGGCACTTTATTGACGTAGTTTGGGTGTTTATTTTCACTGTAGTATATTTAATGGGAATGGTGGGATAA